The genomic region CCTTCCCCTTGGTTCTTCCTTGTTCGGGATGATACGGGCTTCTCATCGCTTTCAATATCACCCCCAGTTGTTGGTGGAGACATATTGTTCTTTGCGAATTGTGTTGCAGCTGCTCTGGCGCCGGCAATAGCTGCCACAAGACTAGGTGATTTTTCCTCCTCTGATATTCTGGAGCCATTTGGACGAGAAGCAAGAGAGCCGGGCCTTAAAGAGAAAGGATCTTTCGGATCTGGATGTGGAAACTTAATTGGTAGTGGAGGTTTAACAGAAGAGAGACCTCTAACAGCCGATTCATATATctggggatatagtgagaagATGTAAGTGGTCAAGTAAATCCAAATTCCACAGCAACACAAGAAGGTGATAAATTAGATTAGCTGAGTGAAAATATACAGAATGGTTCTTGCCACTACCTTCCTTTCCAAATTATAAACTCCTTGGTATCCGCGCATCTCAAATGGGATTATTAGTTTCTGCATGAATTAATTGACAAGTATCATTATGTGGaatgtaaaattgaaataatttagattacgGATAAAGAGAAAACCAGTATGGTATTCCAAAAAGAAACAGAACCAACAACTGaaggagagaagaagaagacaaaggaaagaaagaaacctgGGGTTGCTCACAAAGCCAACAAAAAGCAGTTTGCCCTTCTAGTCTCACCTGTGGTAGACAGATTTATATTCCGTGCATGAATATGCTGACGTGTTAAGAGCAAATTATACCAATATTTACATGAATACAGCTGAAAAGACTGAGTTAAAATATGATGTTTTAAGTGCTCACTGATGCAGGTAGTTCTTCCCAGTTTACTAGCTCTTCACAGGTAACGCAACCAACCACGTTGACACAACCTGTTAAAAGATGAAGTTTTGGGTTATGCAAGGTTATCGCAACAAAATTCGTGCCTGAGAACAATATGTAGCAGCCCTTTGGCAGCTGAAGTGGGATCATGCATTGGAAGTTGAACTAAAATGTTTTGCTTTCAATCAGatgcaaattgaaaaaagtgaTTCTAAATGCAAATCCACATTTGATCTTTTACGGTCCTGGTATTTGCCATTTCCAATCAGGAGAAAGATATCAAATGCAGATCAATCCCCAGAAACAAACATGTGTGCAAAATCCCAGTATATGAATGATGGAGGATAGGAAATATAGAGGCATCAAAAAATTTGTATGAGGTATACCTAGAAGTCTGGAGACTGGGTAATGCTCTGGGAACTTGATATCTGTTATTCCATTCATTGCATAGAGTTCTCTATAAAAGTCCTCCATGGCTCTGATTGTCTCCGGTTCAGGAATCTTACTAGCAGCATGAATCCACAGCCGTCCTTTGGAAAGGACATAAAAGTCAGATGTAATGTTAACTTTGTTCTAACATCTATGCACACTCAATTGCACACGAATGCACACAcagaagaatatatatacatgcaaatgtacatgattaatttgatatggTTTTACACATTACTGTTGATCTAGCAATTGAGAGACACATATTCTCGTATATGTCTTTAGACAAAGTCACCTCAGAATCCTAAGAAGAAACCAAGCCAGTATGAAAGAAACTTACTAGGTGTCTTACTGATGAGTCTAGTGTAATTCTTGAGCAGATGACATGGTTGTTAAATCAACCACGTGACACAAGGCTGTTGGCCATTTCAACTTTCTCCATCATACAAGGCCCAGTCAGCCTGAACAGcttgttgaaattttataatgatttaaaTTCGACTGAAGAATGTAGGTTCAGACTGCAGCATGGTGATACTAAGTAGGATATACCCCAGAGGCCAAAAACATGTTGGAGACCAATATATAGAAGCATACTCCAAAAATAACGAAAAACTGAAGTACGTTGAAGTTGACAAC from Sesamum indicum cultivar Zhongzhi No. 13 linkage group LG3, S_indicum_v1.0, whole genome shotgun sequence harbors:
- the LOC105158454 gene encoding activating signal cointegrator 1 encodes the protein MGSRRRVESSNYRNPCLTMHQPWASLLVYGIKRVEGRSWPAPVRGRLWIHAASKIPEPETIRAMEDFYRELYAMNGITDIKFPEHYPVSRLLGCVNVVGCVTCEELVNWEELPASVRLEGQTAFCWLCEQPQKLIIPFEMRGYQGVYNLERKIYESAVRGLSSVKPPLPIKFPHPDPKDPFSLRPGSLASRPNGSRISEEEKSPSLVAAIAGARAAATQFAKNNMSPPTTGGDIESDEKPVSSRTRKNQGEGVQ